In Eupeodes corollae chromosome 3, idEupCoro1.1, whole genome shotgun sequence, a single genomic region encodes these proteins:
- the LOC129952507 gene encoding uncharacterized protein LOC129952507, whose translation MKAQNSSYRCDKCNALRRKSLQHQSLQNLRPNPTTPATKNSKIAQQNVEIDTSSSQKKCGSTGTSVTLQMLYEEIICIKKINCDFLSTINQLEEKNKELQSKIISLENTINWREQKIVENFVEIVGVPDVNNQNVGECVQKIFTDALDISVPSTDVQNCYVKRVWLNNANTGPASEKSRKNKKEFNDIICVQFSSLEAKQK comes from the exons ATGAAAGCTCAGAACTCAAGTTATCGTTGTGATAAGTGTAATGCTCTTCGACGAAAATCATTACAACATCAAAGTCTTCAGAACTTAAGACCAAATCCAACAACACCGGctacaaaaaattctaaaatagcCCAACAAAATGTAGAAATCGATACGTCATCATCGCAAAAAAAATGTGGTTCAACCGGCACATCAGTTACGCTGCAAATGCTTTACGAAGAAATTATatgcataaaaaaaattaactgcgATTTTCTCAGCACAATCAATCAGCTggaagagaaaaataaagagCTTCAATCGAAAATCATATCTCTTGAAAACACAATCAACTGGAGAGAGCAGAAGATCGTTGAAAATTTCGTTGAGATCGTAGGAGTACCTGATGTCAACAACCAAAATGTTGGAGAGTGTGTGCAGAAAATATTCACTGATGCTCTGGATATATCTGTACCTTCTACTGATGTCCAAAATTGCTATGTGAAAAGAGTCTGGTTGAACAATGCAAACACTGGCCCAGCTTCCGaaaaatccagaaaaaacaaaaaagagttcAACGATATTATTTGCGTTCAATTCTCTTCTCTAGAAGCAAAACAGAAG TGA